The Streptomyces sp. NBC_01463 DNA window CGCCGGCTGGAAGCAGGCGGGCCCGGGCGCGTTCACCGAATCCGACGCCACCCTGACCTCCGGCGGCGGCCTCGGGCTCCTCTGGTACCAGGCCAAGGAGTACACGTCGTACTCCCTGAAACTCGACTGGCGCCAGGCGGGCGACGACAACTCCGGTGTCTTCGTGGGCTTCCCCGCCTCCGACGACCCCTGGTCGGCCGTCAACAACGGCTACGAGATCCAGATCGACGCCACCGACACCCCCGACCGCACCACCGGCTCCGTCTACGGCTTCAAGTCCGCCGACCTCGCCGCCCGCGACGCGGCCCTGAACCCGCCGGGGGAGTGGAACACCTACGAGATCCGGGTCGAGGGCGAGCGCCTCCAGCTCTTCCTCAACGGCCGCCGCATCAACGACTTCACCAACACCGACCCCGCCCGCAGCCTCCAACAGGGCCACATCGGCCTGCAGAACCACGGGGACGGGGACGACGTCTCCTTCCGGAACGTCCGGATCAAGGAACTCGGCGCCGCGTCCGGCCCCAGGGAGGGAGCCATCACGGGCATCGGCGGGAAGTGCGTCGATGTGGCCGCGGCCGCGTCGGCGGACGGCACGCAGATCCAGCTGTACACGTGCAATCAGTCGGCCGCGCAGAAGTGGACGGTCGGTACGGACAGCACGCTGCGGGCGCTGGGCAAGTGCATGGACGTCAGCGGAGGTGGTTCGGCGAGCGGCACCAAGATCCAGCTCTACGGGTGCAACGGTTCCGGCGCACAGAAGTGGACCGCGGGCGCCGACGGAACCTTGCGGAACCCGCAGTCCGGGAAGTGCCTCGACGCGGAGGGCGTCTCCTCCGCCGACCGCACCAGGCTGCACCTGTGGACGTGCGGCACGGGCGCCAACCAGAAATGGGTCCTCCCCAGCTGAGTGACCCGCTCGACACCGGCAACGGCGCGGAGGGCGCCGGTGCCGGGACCGGCCGCTCCCATGGGCCGGTGACGGCGGCAGGGCACGACGCCGAAGCGCCCTGCCGCCGTTCCTCGTCCACTTCTCCGACAAGCCGCTTGGTAAGGCCGTTGAGCCGGTCGGGACCGCCTCCCGTCAACCGTGCGCGAGATCGCCCAGTACTTCGCGGGCGGCCCGTGCTCCCGATGCCAACGCGCCTTGTACGGAGCCGGTCGCCCGATGGTCCCCGCAGACGTACCTGCCCGGTGAGAAGCGTGTCGTACGGCTCAGCGGCCAGGGTGGGTTCATCGCGGGCAGGGCCCTCTCGACCGTGTGGACGGCGATCTGCTGCCAGCGGCCGGTATCGGTGCCGTAGAGGTCGGCCAGCCGTCGAAGCACGGCCTCGCCCGCGCCGGGCCGGTCGGCGCCCAGGGCCGAGCTGGAGACGAGCGCGGTTCCGGGCGGGGCGTAGGTGGGTGCGACCTCGGTGAGCACGCAGGTGTTCAGTACGGTTCCGGCGCCGTCCACCACCAAGGTCGGCTCGGCCAGGGGCGAGCTCGCGACCGCGTGGTAGTACGTGGTCACCGTGCGGCCCTCCGGCACGGGCAGGCCGGGCAGCAGCCGGGCCGCCGCGGCGGCCTCCGTCGCCACCACGACGGATCCGGCCGGCAGCTCACGGCCGTCCGCCAGAAGCACCCCCGACGCGGTGACCCCGGCGACCGGTGTCTCCAGCCGGAGGACACCGTCGGGCAGACCGGCGGCCAGCTGGGCGGGAACTGCGCCGATGCCGTCGGCGGGCAGGCAGAGGGTTCCCCGGACCATGCTCCGCAGCACCATGTGGAAGAAGCGGGCGGAGGTCTCCAGCCGGTCCTCCAGGAACACACCGGACAGGAACGGCCGCAGGACTTCGTCGACCGCCTTGGCCGAGAGCCCTGCGCGGGACAGGGCGTCAGCGGTGGAACGGTCCGGCCGCCCTTTGACGCATGCGGCAGGCAGCAGGGAGTCACGCGCGGCGAGCGCGGCCATCGCGGCCAGGTCCCGGCCCGTCAGAACCTTGCCGGGCAGCAGCGTTCCGGCCTTCTCCGGCCGCCGAGTCGGGTCGGCGAGAGAGACGGGACCGGTCGGCGTGTGCACGATGATGCCCGGAGTGAACGGCCGCAACCGCAGGCTCCGCAACGCCAGACGCCGCTTCACCTGTGGATAGGCGGTGTTGAACACCTGGAACCCGCGGTCCAGCAGAAACCCGTCCGCCCGGTCCGTGCGCATGCGGCCGCCCACGCCGTCGGACGCCTCGAGAAGTGCCACCTGCTGCCCGGAGCCGCACAGATCCAGGGCGCAGGCCAGCCCGGCGAGGCCCGCTCCTACGACGACGACGTCCGGAGTCCGGCGATGCCGAGTGGTCATGTCCGTCATGTTCCTCTTCCTCCGGCACGGATCTGTGCACGGCGAAGGCGAATGCTCCCGCCTTCGCGTCAGCCTGGTGAACCACATCTGAGGCGCTCCTGAGCGGAATGCGCCGAGTGCGCGGAGCGCGTCGCCCCGACTCCTCGTGTGCGAGATGAACGGGCCGGCCTCACCACCCCACCCGAACACGTTCCGTCCGCCGAATCCAGGCGACACCGCGGTCATGCACCCCCGGAAGATCTGCCCGGCGGAGCGCGACGGTGTACCCGCCGTTTGAAAATTTCTGCCGGGCGTCGGCCGTTCGTACAGCTCATCCGGACGGAAGCTGGTATAGACCACTAACGAAACGAGAAAACTATTTACCGCGCATGCGTTCCTGTGGCTCACTGTGTCGTGTTCGCGACAACTGGACGCGCGTAGACCGTCGCGGAACCGCATCTCCCCCCACAAGCAGGAGGCCGTCTTGTCGACCCGGAGCATCTCCCTCCAGTCCGTCCAGAAGAGACTCACCGCGGTTGGTGTCGTCGGTACGAGCGCCACGCTGTTGTTCGCCCTGATGTCCGGCACTGCGTCATCGGCGCCCTTGCCGGACAGCCCCGTGCCGTACGGCAAGGGCTACATGGGCGTCGGTTACGTCCAGGACAGCGAGGACTTCAAACCGGACACCCGCCCACTGCACCTCGACGCCGGGACGGACGCCGGCCTCAAGGCGAACCCCGAGGGCGTCGACGTCTCCAGCTGGCAGGGGGGCATCAACTGGAGCTCGGTCCGTGGCGCGGGCATCGAGTTCGCCTGGATGAAGGCGACCGAGGGCCTGACGTACAAGGACCCGACGTTCAGTGCCAACTACCTGAACGCCTACAACGCCGGTGTGATCCGCGGCGCGTACCACTTCGCACGGCCGGACGTCTCCGGTGGCGCGGCGCAGGCCGACTTCTTCGCGAGCAACGGTGGCGCCTGGTCCCGCGACAACCTCACGCTCCCCGGCGTACTCGACATCGAGGGCAGCTGCTACGGCTACTCCCAGGCGGCCATGCGGCAGTGGGTCCTCGACTTCTACAACACGTACAAGGCCCGCACGGGACGTGACGTGGTCATCTACACCAGCCCGAGCTGGTGGAACTCCTGCACCGGGGGCTGGAACGGCATGTCCGCCCTCAGCCCCCTGTGGGTGGCGCACTGGACCACGGCCGGCAGCCCCAGCATTCCGGCGGGCTTCCCGTTCTGGACGGTCTGGCAGTACAGCTCCACCGGCGCGGTGAGCGGCGTCTCGGGCAACGTCGACCGCGACCGCTTCAGTGGTGACCGCTCCCGCCTGCTGGCTCTGGCCAACAACACCCCGTGATGCCGGTGCCGGTGCCGGACCGCGGTGACCCTCCGGGTCGTGGCATCCGTGCGAGGGCGTGGGCCGGAGCGGCCGGACCCGGTCGCTCCGGCCCACGCGTTCCCTGCCGGGGTCCGGCCCGGTCCCACGACCGTTCGTGAAGGAGCAAGCCATGAGTGCGACACCACCCCTCAGCAGGCGCGGTGCCCTGGTCGCCGGAGCCGCGGCCCTGGCCGGCGGGCTGGGACTGGCCACCGGTTCGGAAGCGGCCGTGCGGATGCCCGAGAACGCCCGCCTCCGTGCCGCCGCCCTGTCGCCCCAGCAGCGCGCCGCGCAGTGCGTCATCCACTCCTACCCCGGACTCACGCCACCCGCCTCCCTGATGAGCGCCATCAAGGAAGGCCGCACCGCCGGCGTGATCTTCTTCGGGGAGAACATCGACAACCTGAGCCAGATCGAGAGCGTCATCCAGTCGATGAACGCGGCGCACGCCTCTTCGCCCGTGAAACAGCCGCTGCTCCTGATGACCGACCAGGAAGGCGGCGCCATCCGCCGCCTGCCCGGTGAGCCCGTCATGTCCGCCAAGGACGTCGGCGCCTCGGCCGACCCGCACCAGTGGGCCGACTTCACCGGCAGTGGTGCGGGCATGAACCTGGCGGGCGTCGGCATGAACGTCAACCTCGCGCCGGTCCTCGACGTCTACCGCGCGGACGGCGACTTCACGGACCAGTACGAGCGGTCCTACAGCAAGTCCGCCGCAGCCGTGGCCAGTTGCGGATCGGCCTTCATCACCGCCCAGCAGAGTGCGGGTGTCGCCGCCACCGCCAAGCACTTCCCCGGCCTCGGCCCCGCATCCGCGAGCCAGAACACGGATCTCCGATCCGTCACCCTCACCACCTCCGCGGCGAGCCTCCGCAGCGTAGACGAGGCGCCGTACCGGGATGCCATCGCGGCCGGAACCAAGCTCGTCATGCTGTCCTGGGCCGTCTACACCGCCCTGGACTCCAGCCGGCCCGCCGGCCTCTCCCCGACCGTCGTCGGTGAGCTGCGCAACCGGCTCGGCTACACCGGAGTCACGATCACCGACGCTCTGGAGGCCGGCGCCCTCCAGTCCTTCGGCAGTACGTCGCAACGTGCCGTCCTGGCCGCTGCCGCGGGCATGGACCTCGTCCTCTGCTCCTCCCGCAGCGTCTCCCAGGGCGACGAGGCGGTGACCGCGCTGAGCGAGGCCCTGACGTCCGGCCGGCTCGACGGCACCGCTTTCGACGCCGCCGCCGCACGGGTGAGCGCCCTTCGCGCCGGGCTGTGAGGGCTGGGAGGACCCGGGCCGGCCGGACAGGGACGCCAGGTGGCCTCCTCGGCAGCCGGCGCCTGCGACAGTCGCCGGTCTGCCTGGCGGCCTGGCGGTGTCAGCCCACCGTCGCGAGTGTGCGGACGCCGGGCCCTTCGAGTTCGCCCAGGACCGATCGGCGCCCGGAAACGGCGAGGAGCAGGGTGAGCGCGGGGCCGGTCACCGCCGGCCCTGTGCCGAGCGTCAGGTCGTCGTCGGTCGCCGTGAGCCGGACGCGGGCCACGAGTTCCTTGGCCCCGCCGAATGACGCCGGGGTACGGGTCTGCAGACGAAGCGATCGGACCACGGCTTCCGGCGGGTAGGTGCGGCTGAGCCCCAAGGGGCGGCGGATGTCCTCACCGTGGACGACCTCCTCCACCAGGCGGCTGTCGAGGGGGGCCGGCGGCGTGGACTTGCGCGGAGCCGCCCGACGGAGCCGCTCCAGGGTCTCCTGCGGCGTGGCCCCGCGCCGGCGCGCCACTCCCAGGGAGTTCTGACGGTCGAAGTCGAACCGTGCCCGGGCCAGGCCCACGACGAATCCCAGGCGCGTGGTCAGGGCCGTGTCCACCAGGTGGGCGACCACGTCGTGCACCGTCCACCCGTCACAGAGAGACGGTGTGGCCCACTGCTCGTCGTCGAGGTGCGCGAGGTCCTCGATCAGGGCCGCACGCTCTGTATGAACCATCGACCAGACGTCGACCGTCACGGCTTCTCCTTCGTCGATCACAGCGGCACGGATCCCGGGTTCCGTGATCCCGGGTTCTGCCACGTAGGACTGCCGGGGCTACTGGAACTCATCGCCCTGTACAGCCGCAGCCCGGACGCAGCCGGTGTGGGCCGACACAGCCGTCCGACGGCTTGACAGGCAACCAAATAGTTGCCAATTTGTAGGTGAGGGGGATCAGGGGGTCGGGTGGCATGGACGAGGTGTTCAAGGCGCTCGCGGATGCGAGCCGGAGGCGGCTGCTGGACCGGCTGAACGAGCGGGCCGGGCAGAACCTGGTCGAACTGGGTGCGGGGCTGGGCATGACCAGGCAGGCGGTGTCCAAGCACTTGGCGGTGCTGGAGGGCGCGGGCCTGATCACGACGGTACGGCGTGGCCGGGAGCGGCTGCACTACCTCAATCCCGTGCCGATCCACGATCTGGCCGACCGCTGGATCGGCCAGTACGAGCGGGGCCGGATGGCCGCGCTCAGCAACTTGAAGCAGGCCCTGGAAGGAACGGCGATGAGCAAGCCCGAGTTCGTTTACACGATCTACGTCCACACCACGCCCGAGAAACTCTGGGAGGGGCTCACCAGCCCGGAGTTCCTGAAGCAGTACCACGGAGGCTGGGCACCCTCCTCCGACTGGAAGGTCGGTTCGAAGGTGCTGTGGCCGGTCGAGGAAGGCGGCGAACCGCAGGACCTCGGCCAGGTCGTCACCGCGGCGGAACCCGGCAAGCGGCTCGCCTACACCTGGCACACGCTGCAGCCGATGCATCAGGAGATGTTCGGCATGAGCGATGCGGAGTTCGCCGAGGCGGTCAAGGAACGCTCGACGGTCGCCTTCGACATCGAGCCCGCCGAGGTGGCGGAGGTGGGCGTCAAGCTGACCATCACCCACGACGGCTTCACCTCGGCCGACTCCAAGATGCTCGAGGGCGTCAGCGGCGGCTGGACCATGATGATGTCGGAACTGAAGACGATCCTGGAGAAGGACTGACCGCTCCGGTCCCGGACGGGCCGGTGCCGAGGGCACACAGCTGACGGAGCATGCCCCGCCGCATCACCTCTGGCGATGTGTGCCGGCGCCGCGAAGGCTCCGCAGAAACCCGGCCCAACGGTTGACGTCCCCGGTGGGCCGGGTCCCGGCTGCCGGTCAGCCCATCCGGGGGTCCGGGGTGAGCAGCGCGAACACGGCGCCCGCCGGGTCCGCGACCCAGGCGATCCGGCCGACCTCGGGCACGTCGGCCGCGGGCATCAGCACGGAGCCGCCGTTCGCCGTGACCGCTGCGGTGGTCGCGTCCGCGTCGAGGACGTGGAAGTACGGCACCCAGCGGGCCTTCTCGCCGTCGCCCGCAAGCGGGGCCGCCCCGCCGAAGGAGCCGTCCTCCTGGTCGCCGTCGGCGATGCTCAGCACCCGGTAGGTCATGCCCGGCGCCTGCATCTCCGCCGAGCGCCAGCCGAAGACGCCCGCGTAGAAGCCGATGGCGGCCACCGGATCGGGCACGTGCAGCTCGGCCCAGATCAGCGTGTTCTCGGCCGATGCCACATCGAACCCGGCCGTGCGGCCGGGCTGCCAGCAGGCGAACTCGGCACCCTGCGGATCGGTGAACTGGGCAAGCCGGCCCTCGCCCATCACGTCCATCGGCTCCATCCGCACGCTGCCCCCGCCGTCGCGCACGGCGGCGGCGGTGGCCTGCACGTCGGGGGTGTGGAAGTGCAGCATCCACGCGGAGTCGGCGCCCTCCTCGGTCAGCTGACCGATCGCGGCGACAGTACGGCCCTCGCGCTGGAAGAATCCGTAGCCGCCTGCCTCCGGTCCGGCCGAGACGAACTGCCAGCCGAGTACGGCTCCGTAGAAGGCGGCGGCCGCGGGAACGTCGGGGCTGCCGAGGTCCAGCCAGTTGGGCGATCCGGTGCGGAAGTCGGTACCGAGCATTGCGTGCTCTCCTGGGTGAGGTCCGGCGACGTGGCGTCGAACGCTACCCCCTGCTACTGGCCATTGCGCCGAGAGTGACGCTCGACGCCCGCGTGTCCTGGAACACCGCCTGGATGCAGCAGATCATCAACAAGGGCCCGCCCCACGGAGAGACGCCGCCCCACGGGCTCGCGCGCCACGTGCGCCGAGCCGGACGACTGCGCCCCCGGCCGCTCACCGGCCCGGGGGACGCTCCGTGGGTGCCTTGGAGGTGATCAGCAGACCGGTGGCGAGACAGGCGAGGGCCATGCCGCCGACCGCCCACCAGAGGGCGGTGGAGTAGGCCCCGAACAACACACTCGTCAGGTCGTCGGACGCCGACATATGACGCAGTTCGGCGACGAGAACGGCGCTGAGCAGCGCGTTGCCGAGCGTCAGGCCCAGTTGATGGCCCGCAGTGACGGCGGCGGAACGCTCACCGGAGAGTCCGGGGCCCGCGGTCGCGGTGGCGAAGACCGGCGGCAGGGCGAGACCGGTGCCGAAACCGGTGAGGAGCAGGGCGGGCAGCACCTGGGTGACGTAGGCGCCGTCCGGTTCGAGACGGGTCAGGAGCACCATGCCGAGGGCCGTGATCGCCAGCCCGCTCACGATCAGGCCGCGGGGCGCCACGCGGGGCAGCAACCGGGCGGACACCTGCGTGGAAGCGATGGCGACCGCGGCGGCCATGGGCAGAAAGGCCACACCGGCCGTGAGAGGGGAGTCGCCGCGGACGCTCCGCAGAAAGAACTCCACGACCGCGAACGAGGTCATGATTCCGAATCCGGCCAGCAGCACGGCCAGAAACGCGCCGAGGCGGTCGAGCCCCGAGGCGCCGGATTCCTGAGGGAACGGGGCCGTCCGGACCGTCTGCCGCAGCAGGAAGGCCGCGAGGAGGACCGTGCCCACCGCCAGCAGGGCCAGGACCAGCGGGTCGCTCCAGCCGCGCGGATCGGCCTGGGTGAGGCCGTAGGAGAGGGCGATGAGCCCACCGGTGCCGAGCAGCATCCCGGCGGTGTCCGGTCGGGCGTCCGTCCGCCCCGGACGCTCATGCACCAGGGTCGCCGCACCGATCAACGCGACGACGGCGAGGCCGGCGCCGGCGTAGAACGTGACGCGCCACGAGAGCGCGTCGAGCCAACCGGCGGTGAGAAGTCCCAGTGCCGAGCCGCCACCGGCGACGGCGGCGTAGATCCCGATCGCTCTGCCGCGTTCCTTGGAGCCGGCGAATCCGGTGCTCACCAGGGACAGCGCGGCCGGTGTGAGCAGCGCGGCGGAGGCGCCCTGGAGGAAGCGGGCCAGGAGCAGCTGCCCGGAACCGCCGGCTACGCCGGCGATCGCGGACGCCAGCACGCATCCGACGAGGCCGATGACCAACACACGTCTGGGGCCTGCGCGATCCGCGAGATGCCCACCGATCAGCAGCAGGCCGCCGAAGGACACCGTGTACGCGGTGAACAACGAGGTCAGGCCGTCGCCGCTCATCCCCAGGTCGGCCTGGACGGCAGGCGAGGCCATGTTGAAGGCCGTCGCGTCGAACAGCACCATCAGTTGCACCAGGGCGATCACCGCCAGCCCCCACCAGCGCAGGGGATGCGGCGGCGCCTCGTCCCGAAGGGCGGGGGAGGAGTGGGTGGGCCAGGTCCCCGGGGGCGGCGGCCCGAATCCCGGTGGCGGGGCGTGCTGCGCCGGGGCCGTCGGAGCGTAGGCGGGCGGCGGGGGCAGCGCGGCCTTGACCAGAAGGTCCGGGCGCACCTCGGGGGCGTCGACGGGCAGTTCGGGTGCGTAGTCCAGCAGTTGGGCCGCGTGGCGACCGAGTTGCGCGAGGACCGCGCCCGGCAGCCATTCCGCCGTCGAGTCCTGAGCGGTGCGCGCGGCCACCTCCTGGGGGGTGGGCCTCTTCGCGGGGTCCTTCTCCAGGCACGCGCGTACGAGATCGGCCAGGCTCGCCGGCACGCCGGTGAGGTCGGGCTCGTCCTCGGCGATCCGGAACAGATGGGCAGGCAGGCCGGTGTCGGCAGCGCCGAAGAGCAGACGCCCGGTGGCCGCGTGGACGAGGACCGCCCCCAGGCAGAAGATGTCGCTGGCCGGGGTGAGGTCGAGGCCGCGGACCTGTTCCGGCGACATGAAGCCCGGGGAACCGATCAACATGCCCGTGCGCGTGTGCAGGCTGTCCCCGGCGAGGCTGTCCATGGCCCGGGCGATGCCGAAGTCGATGACCCGGGGCCCGTCGACGGTGACCAGGACGTTGGACGGCTTGAGGTCACGGTGGATCAGACCCGCCTCGTGCACCGCCTGCAGAGCGAGGGCGAGGCGGTTGGCGAGAGTGCGGACCGAGTGCTCGGGCAAGGGGCCGAAGTCCTTGGAGACCACGGTGCTCAGGTCGGGGCCCGGGATGTACTGGGTCGCCACCCAGGGGACCGCGGCGTCGGGATCCGCGTCGAGCACCTCCGCGGTCCAGCGGCCGCCCACCCGGCGCGCGGCCGCCACTTCACGGGCGAATCGCCTGCGGAACTCCTGGTTCCCCGCGTACTCGGCCTGCACGACCTTGACGGCCACGGTGCGTCCGGCTTCGGACCGGCCCAGATAGACCAGGCCCATGCCGCCCTCGCCCAGCCGGGCGATCAGACGGTACGGGCCCAGCCGGGCCGGGTCTTCGGAGGTCAGAGGATTCACGAGGAGTAAGATAGGCCAACTATCCTATGGCGGAGCGCGATCGGGAGAATTGTCACCGCAATCCTGGTCCGGCTGGGCGCCCTCTCCGCTGACATCCTCGAAGTGGCCTTCATTCAAAGCGACTTCGGATCGGGCGGTCGCTTGACCGTACTCACTGCGCCGGAACCCGCACCGCTCGCCCGCCCGCCTGTGTGGCCGGAGCCCCGGGTGTTCTTGGAGGCCCGGGGTAGGCGTGAGGGGAACAGAGCCAGGGAGGGAAGATGGTGAAGGACACGTCGCTGCGCGCGGTGGGATGGGCACAATCGTTTCCGGTGTCGGAAGGAGTGCGGGCCGGCCGCCGCTGGACGCAAGGGCACCTGATGTCCCTGGAGTGGACCGAGAAGGCCCCCGACACAGTGGACGACATTCTGCTCAGCGTCTCGGAGCTGATCACCAACGCACACGTGCACGCGCACAGCGACGCCCAGCTGGTCCTCACCTGGGACAGTCACTGTCTGCACGTCAGCGTCCACGACTCGGACCCCGTTCCCCCTGCCAAGCGGGCGGAGGACCTCACGACGACGGGAGGACGGGGACTCGCCATCGTCGACGCCCTCGCCGACGGCTGGGCCACGCATCCGCAGGCGTCGGGAAAGACCGTCACCGCCTGCTTCGTGCCACCAGGGGCTCCGAAGCCCCGGCACGACGGGGACGTCAGCTGAGCCCCGGGCCGAAGCGGCCCGAGGCCGGAATCGGCTTCGGACATGACGCCCGCCCCTCTCGTGAGTGAGGCAGCCCGCGCACCGGCCCATGGCCACCGCCGACTCATCGCGATCTCAGCTCGCGGCTCCCGGCTCGGTTCATCGCGATGTTCCGGATCTTCTTCCTGCTGCCCGCCTCGGCGAGCAGCGCGAGTACCGCGGGCGATGTCGAACCCTCGGCGAGGACGCGCTGCATCCAGTCCGTGACCTCCGACAGCTCGACCGGTGTCGGCACATGGCCGTCCTCGATGGACAGCAGGAACAGCCAGTCGTGGACGCGACGCCGGATGAACTCGCGGTACCCCTCCGTCTTGAGCGCGGCGATCTCCGGCAGCAGTCCGGCCGCCCACTGCCGGAACTCGGCAGGGCCGGTCACCTTCGTCGCGACCCCGTCCACCAGGGCGACCACGGCCGACTTGGACACCATTTCGAGGGGATCGCGCAGGATCGTGGCCACGATCCTGCGATCTCCGTCGCGGCTGCGCGAGGAAGTGGTGACCAGCACGACGCGCCGGTACGCGGACGATCGCACGTGCTCGTCCGCGACGGCATCGTCGACGTTCACGTCGAGGATGCCGGCCCCTGCGAGCAACTCGGCCACATCGGAATGCAATGTCATCGCTTCCCC harbors:
- a CDS encoding GH25 family lysozyme, which codes for MSTRSISLQSVQKRLTAVGVVGTSATLLFALMSGTASSAPLPDSPVPYGKGYMGVGYVQDSEDFKPDTRPLHLDAGTDAGLKANPEGVDVSSWQGGINWSSVRGAGIEFAWMKATEGLTYKDPTFSANYLNAYNAGVIRGAYHFARPDVSGGAAQADFFASNGGAWSRDNLTLPGVLDIEGSCYGYSQAAMRQWVLDFYNTYKARTGRDVVIYTSPSWWNSCTGGWNGMSALSPLWVAHWTTAGSPSIPAGFPFWTVWQYSSTGAVSGVSGNVDRDRFSGDRSRLLALANNTP
- a CDS encoding ATP-binding protein, producing the protein MVKDTSLRAVGWAQSFPVSEGVRAGRRWTQGHLMSLEWTEKAPDTVDDILLSVSELITNAHVHAHSDAQLVLTWDSHCLHVSVHDSDPVPPAKRAEDLTTTGGRGLAIVDALADGWATHPQASGKTVTACFVPPGAPKPRHDGDVS
- a CDS encoding beta-N-acetylhexosaminidase → MSATPPLSRRGALVAGAAALAGGLGLATGSEAAVRMPENARLRAAALSPQQRAAQCVIHSYPGLTPPASLMSAIKEGRTAGVIFFGENIDNLSQIESVIQSMNAAHASSPVKQPLLLMTDQEGGAIRRLPGEPVMSAKDVGASADPHQWADFTGSGAGMNLAGVGMNVNLAPVLDVYRADGDFTDQYERSYSKSAAAVASCGSAFITAQQSAGVAATAKHFPGLGPASASQNTDLRSVTLTTSAASLRSVDEAPYRDAIAAGTKLVMLSWAVYTALDSSRPAGLSPTVVGELRNRLGYTGVTITDALEAGALQSFGSTSQRAVLAAAAGMDLVLCSSRSVSQGDEAVTALSEALTSGRLDGTAFDAAAARVSALRAGL
- a CDS encoding VOC family protein; this translates as MLGTDFRTGSPNWLDLGSPDVPAAAAFYGAVLGWQFVSAGPEAGGYGFFQREGRTVAAIGQLTEEGADSAWMLHFHTPDVQATAAAVRDGGGSVRMEPMDVMGEGRLAQFTDPQGAEFACWQPGRTAGFDVASAENTLIWAELHVPDPVAAIGFYAGVFGWRSAEMQAPGMTYRVLSIADGDQEDGSFGGAAPLAGDGEKARWVPYFHVLDADATTAAVTANGGSVLMPAADVPEVGRIAWVADPAGAVFALLTPDPRMG
- a CDS encoding ThuA domain-containing protein, with protein sequence MRRRPVRPLGRLACWAACGLLGAAALPTAVATATPEPASTELPASAPAKAAAADPAYDVLVFSKTAGFRHSSIDEGITALRELGAANNFTVTATEDAAAFTPANLAGYEAVVFLSTTGDVLDATQQTAFEGYMAAGGGYVGVHAAADTEYDWTWYAGLAGALFQSHPAIQPATVKVEDRAHDATAHLGPTWQRTDEWYNYRTNPRTSAHVLASLDESSYSGGSMSGDHPIAWCKDYAGGRAFYTGGGHTEESYTDPAFRRHLLGGIRWAAELTEADCRPETGYTTLYGTAGTAGWKQAGPGAFTESDATLTSGGGLGLLWYQAKEYTSYSLKLDWRQAGDDNSGVFVGFPASDDPWSAVNNGYEIQIDATDTPDRTTGSVYGFKSADLAARDAALNPPGEWNTYEIRVEGERLQLFLNGRRINDFTNTDPARSLQQGHIGLQNHGDGDDVSFRNVRIKELGAASGPREGAITGIGGKCVDVAAAASADGTQIQLYTCNQSAAQKWTVGTDSTLRALGKCMDVSGGGSASGTKIQLYGCNGSGAQKWTAGADGTLRNPQSGKCLDAEGVSSADRTRLHLWTCGTGANQKWVLPS
- a CDS encoding MFS transporter, with amino-acid sequence MRPDLLVKAALPPPPAYAPTAPAQHAPPPGFGPPPPGTWPTHSSPALRDEAPPHPLRWWGLAVIALVQLMVLFDATAFNMASPAVQADLGMSGDGLTSLFTAYTVSFGGLLLIGGHLADRAGPRRVLVIGLVGCVLASAIAGVAGGSGQLLLARFLQGASAALLTPAALSLVSTGFAGSKERGRAIGIYAAVAGGGSALGLLTAGWLDALSWRVTFYAGAGLAVVALIGAATLVHERPGRTDARPDTAGMLLGTGGLIALSYGLTQADPRGWSDPLVLALLAVGTVLLAAFLLRQTVRTAPFPQESGASGLDRLGAFLAVLLAGFGIMTSFAVVEFFLRSVRGDSPLTAGVAFLPMAAAVAIASTQVSARLLPRVAPRGLIVSGLAITALGMVLLTRLEPDGAYVTQVLPALLLTGFGTGLALPPVFATATAGPGLSGERSAAVTAGHQLGLTLGNALLSAVLVAELRHMSASDDLTSVLFGAYSTALWWAVGGMALACLATGLLITSKAPTERPPGR
- a CDS encoding metalloregulator ArsR/SmtB family transcription factor; translated protein: MDEVFKALADASRRRLLDRLNERAGQNLVELGAGLGMTRQAVSKHLAVLEGAGLITTVRRGRERLHYLNPVPIHDLADRWIGQYERGRMAALSNLKQALEGTAMSKPEFVYTIYVHTTPEKLWEGLTSPEFLKQYHGGWAPSSDWKVGSKVLWPVEEGGEPQDLGQVVTAAEPGKRLAYTWHTLQPMHQEMFGMSDAEFAEAVKERSTVAFDIEPAEVAEVGVKLTITHDGFTSADSKMLEGVSGGWTMMMSELKTILEKD
- a CDS encoding FAD-dependent oxidoreductase, with translation MTTRHRRTPDVVVVGAGLAGLACALDLCGSGQQVALLEASDGVGGRMRTDRADGFLLDRGFQVFNTAYPQVKRRLALRSLRLRPFTPGIIVHTPTGPVSLADPTRRPEKAGTLLPGKVLTGRDLAAMAALAARDSLLPAACVKGRPDRSTADALSRAGLSAKAVDEVLRPFLSGVFLEDRLETSARFFHMVLRSMVRGTLCLPADGIGAVPAQLAAGLPDGVLRLETPVAGVTASGVLLADGRELPAGSVVVATEAAAAARLLPGLPVPEGRTVTTYYHAVASSPLAEPTLVVDGAGTVLNTCVLTEVAPTYAPPGTALVSSSALGADRPGAGEAVLRRLADLYGTDTGRWQQIAVHTVERALPAMNPPWPLSRTTRFSPGRYVCGDHRATGSVQGALASGARAAREVLGDLAHG
- a CDS encoding maleylpyruvate isomerase family mycothiol-dependent enzyme, which codes for MVHTERAALIEDLAHLDDEQWATPSLCDGWTVHDVVAHLVDTALTTRLGFVVGLARARFDFDRQNSLGVARRRGATPQETLERLRRAAPRKSTPPAPLDSRLVEEVVHGEDIRRPLGLSRTYPPEAVVRSLRLQTRTPASFGGAKELVARVRLTATDDDLTLGTGPAVTGPALTLLLAVSGRRSVLGELEGPGVRTLATVG